Proteins encoded together in one Alteribacter keqinensis window:
- a CDS encoding peptidylprolyl isomerase — protein MKKGTIVLDNGNKLALEFYPEAAPGTVANFEKLANEGFYDGLTFHRVIPGFVAQGGCPIGNGTGGSKETIKCETEGNPHKHVQGTLSMAHAGKDTGSSQFFIVHEPQPHLDGVHTVFGQVTEGIEAVLDIKAGDVMQEVRVFDEE, from the coding sequence ATGAAAAAAGGAACGATCGTATTAGACAATGGAAACAAACTTGCTCTTGAATTTTATCCTGAGGCAGCGCCAGGCACAGTAGCTAACTTTGAAAAACTTGCAAATGAAGGGTTTTACGATGGCCTTACTTTTCACCGTGTAATCCCTGGATTTGTTGCTCAAGGCGGCTGTCCGATTGGAAACGGGACTGGCGGAAGTAAAGAGACAATTAAATGTGAAACCGAAGGAAATCCTCATAAACACGTACAGGGCACCCTTTCAATGGCTCATGCCGGGAAAGATACAGGGAGCAGCCAGTTCTTTATCGTTCACGAACCTCAGCCGCACCTTGATGGTGTGCACACTGTTTTTGGTCAGGTAACTGAAGGCATCGAGGCAGTTCTTGACATTAAAGCCGGCGATGTTATGCAGGAAGTCCGGGTTTTCGACGAAGAATAG
- the ribD gene encoding bifunctional diaminohydroxyphosphoribosylaminopyrimidine deaminase/5-amino-6-(5-phosphoribosylamino)uracil reductase RibD, which produces MLDERFMNLALNMARTTEGQTAPNPVVGAVIVKNNQVVGMGAHLKAGEPHAERHALAMAGRKAEGSTCYVTLEPCSHYGRTPPCADALIDAKVERVVIATRDPNPKVAGRGIEKLKEAGILITEGVMEKEAQALNRTFFHFIKHRRPFVTLKSATSIDGKIATSTGESKWITGPEARLNVHQLRHENDGILVGVKTVIADDPLLTTRLPGGGKHPVRIVLDHSLNIPVTASLVTDRSSPTWVVTSGNHNAQKKEELESAGVRVLPINAASIEIEDVLNLLGELGIMSLLVEGGGHVNDSFLRSGLFDQVVVYLAPLIIGGQNALSSFSGTGIERLSDGSRLKIKSAEMVGKDLKVTAVKEER; this is translated from the coding sequence ATGCTCGATGAACGATTTATGAATCTTGCCCTTAATATGGCTCGTACCACAGAAGGACAAACTGCACCAAACCCCGTTGTCGGGGCAGTCATTGTTAAAAATAATCAGGTAGTTGGAATGGGGGCTCATCTAAAAGCAGGTGAACCTCATGCTGAACGGCACGCTCTGGCCATGGCGGGCCGCAAAGCAGAAGGATCAACATGTTATGTCACACTTGAACCGTGCTCCCACTATGGCCGTACACCACCGTGTGCGGATGCTTTGATTGATGCTAAAGTGGAGCGGGTTGTAATAGCAACAAGAGACCCCAACCCAAAAGTTGCCGGCAGGGGGATTGAGAAGCTTAAGGAAGCGGGTATTTTAATTACTGAAGGCGTTATGGAAAAGGAAGCACAGGCTTTAAACCGGACTTTTTTTCATTTTATTAAACACCGGCGTCCTTTTGTAACGCTTAAATCAGCAACGAGCATTGACGGTAAGATTGCCACTTCCACGGGTGAGAGCAAATGGATTACAGGACCTGAAGCCAGGCTTAATGTCCATCAGCTCAGACATGAAAACGATGGAATCCTCGTTGGGGTGAAGACGGTTATTGCAGACGATCCCCTTCTGACAACAAGGCTTCCCGGCGGCGGGAAGCATCCTGTCAGGATTGTTCTCGATCACTCTCTTAACATTCCTGTTACTGCATCGTTGGTTACAGACAGGAGTTCACCAACATGGGTAGTGACAAGCGGAAACCATAACGCACAAAAAAAAGAGGAGCTTGAATCTGCCGGGGTTCGCGTATTACCCATTAATGCTGCTTCGATTGAGATTGAAGATGTCCTTAATCTTCTTGGGGAGCTTGGTATTATGTCTCTTCTCGTTGAAGGAGGAGGACATGTGAATGACAGTTTCCTGAGATCAGGTCTGTTTGACCAGGTTGTCGTTTATCTTGCTCCTTTGATAATCGGAGGCCAAAACGCACTTTCCTCTTTTTCAGGAACAGGAATTGAACGGCTCAGTGACGGGAGCCGTTTGAAGATTAAATCAGCTGAAATGGTCGGTAAAGACCTCAAAGTAACAGCAGTGAAGGAGGAGAGATAA
- the ribE gene encoding riboflavin synthase yields the protein MFTGIIEEKGTVQSIRQAGEAIVMRIKAPYILTDVKLGDSIAVNGVCLTVTSFDENSFSVDLMPETVRATSLRILKNGSTVNLERAMAANGRFGGHFVTGHVDGTGTICSKRKESNAVYYEIEVSDELLKYMMHKGSVAVDGTSLTIFGVADSTFLISIIPHTIEETIIGSKGPGDIVNIETDMLAKYMEQLISRQMKNDKPDKMSESFLKEHGF from the coding sequence ATGTTTACGGGTATTATTGAAGAAAAAGGAACAGTACAATCCATTCGCCAAGCCGGAGAAGCGATTGTAATGAGGATCAAAGCTCCTTATATTCTGACTGATGTAAAGCTTGGAGACAGTATCGCCGTTAACGGTGTGTGTCTGACCGTTACTTCATTCGATGAGAACTCATTTTCGGTTGATCTTATGCCGGAAACAGTGAGAGCAACGAGTTTAAGAATACTGAAAAATGGCTCCACTGTAAATCTGGAGCGTGCCATGGCTGCAAACGGCCGGTTCGGCGGTCATTTTGTAACCGGGCATGTGGACGGTACCGGTACCATTTGTTCGAAACGAAAAGAATCGAACGCCGTTTATTATGAAATAGAAGTAAGTGATGAGCTTTTAAAATATATGATGCATAAAGGCTCTGTGGCCGTAGATGGTACAAGTCTTACCATTTTCGGGGTAGCCGATTCCACTTTCCTGATCTCAATTATTCCTCATACAATTGAAGAAACCATAATCGGTTCAAAGGGGCCTGGGGACATTGTTAATATTGAAACGGATATGCTCGCAAAATATATGGAACAGCTCATTTCCAGACAAATGAAGAATGATAAGCCTGATAAGATGTCCGAATCCTTTTTGAAAGAACATGGATTCTAA
- a CDS encoding bifunctional 3,4-dihydroxy-2-butanone-4-phosphate synthase/GTP cyclohydrolase II, translated as MIEFDRIEEAIYDLMQGKMVIVCDDEDRENEGDFVALADKTTPEVINFMITHGRGLVCTPITQKRAEELELVPMVDHNTDPHGTAFTVSIDHQSTTTGISAHERAATVQALIKPDTKGTDFKKPGHIFPLIAKDGGVLRRAGHTEAAVDLARLCGSEPAGVICEIIKEDGSMARVPDLRKIADEHDLKMITIKDLIQYRNRKDKLVKKEVEITMPTEFGEFKAVGYSNVVDGKEHIALIKGDINPEIPTLVRVHSECLTGDVFASERCDCGPQLHAALEQIEKAGEGVLLYMRQEGRGIGLLNKMRAYKLQEEGFDTVEANAKLGFAPDLRDYGIGAQILRDLGVSKMKLLTNNPRKITGLKGYDLEVVDRVALQLPHTKANERYLKAKKDKLGHMLHF; from the coding sequence ATGATCGAATTTGATCGGATTGAAGAAGCAATTTATGATTTAATGCAAGGTAAAATGGTGATTGTGTGTGACGATGAAGACCGTGAAAACGAAGGAGATTTCGTTGCCCTGGCTGATAAAACAACACCGGAAGTCATTAACTTTATGATCACCCACGGCCGCGGCCTTGTATGTACACCGATAACCCAAAAAAGAGCTGAAGAGCTTGAACTCGTGCCTATGGTTGACCACAATACGGATCCTCATGGAACAGCATTCACGGTAAGTATTGATCACCAGTCTACGACAACAGGAATCTCTGCACATGAGAGGGCTGCTACGGTTCAGGCGCTAATCAAGCCGGATACGAAGGGTACAGATTTTAAAAAGCCCGGACATATCTTCCCCCTTATCGCAAAAGACGGAGGCGTTTTAAGACGTGCAGGTCATACAGAAGCTGCTGTAGATTTGGCAAGACTGTGCGGCTCTGAACCTGCGGGGGTTATCTGTGAAATTATAAAAGAAGATGGAAGTATGGCAAGGGTCCCTGATCTTCGGAAAATTGCAGATGAACACGACCTGAAAATGATAACAATTAAAGACCTGATTCAGTATCGTAACCGGAAAGACAAACTTGTGAAAAAAGAAGTTGAAATCACCATGCCTACAGAATTCGGTGAATTTAAAGCTGTAGGTTATTCAAATGTTGTTGATGGAAAAGAACACATCGCTTTAATTAAAGGGGATATTAACCCGGAAATACCAACCCTTGTGAGGGTTCATTCAGAGTGCCTTACTGGAGATGTGTTTGCATCAGAGCGTTGTGATTGCGGTCCGCAGCTTCATGCAGCCCTTGAGCAGATTGAAAAAGCCGGGGAAGGTGTACTCCTTTATATGAGGCAGGAAGGCCGTGGAATCGGACTGTTGAATAAAATGAGAGCCTATAAGCTGCAGGAAGAAGGGTTTGATACTGTAGAAGCGAATGCCAAGCTGGGTTTTGCACCTGACCTGCGCGACTATGGAATCGGAGCTCAGATTCTGCGTGATCTCGGGGTAAGTAAGATGAAGCTTTTGACGAATAACCCAAGAAAAATTACCGGTCTGAAAGGATATGACCTGGAAGTGGTTGATCGTGTTGCCCTTCAGCTGCCGCATACGAAAGCGAATGAACGCTATTTGAAAGCAAAAAAAGATAAACTTGGACATATGCTTCATTTCTAA
- the ribH gene encoding 6,7-dimethyl-8-ribityllumazine synthase, which translates to MGNVYEGQLTATGLKVGIIVGRFNEFITGKLLSGAEDALRRHGIDEADVDIAWVPGAFEIPLIAKKMADSKKYDAVITLGTVIRGSTPHFDYVCSEAAKGVSSAAMSSGIPVIFGVLTTETIEQAIERAGTKAGNKGWEVAVAAIEMANLTKTIEG; encoded by the coding sequence ATGGGAAACGTATATGAAGGACAACTCACAGCAACAGGACTTAAAGTAGGGATTATAGTAGGGAGATTCAACGAATTTATTACCGGAAAGCTCCTAAGCGGAGCCGAGGACGCATTACGAAGACACGGAATTGACGAAGCTGATGTAGATATTGCATGGGTTCCCGGTGCTTTTGAAATTCCGCTTATTGCAAAAAAAATGGCAGACTCGAAAAAATATGATGCTGTTATTACGCTGGGAACGGTTATAAGAGGGTCAACCCCGCACTTTGATTATGTGTGCTCAGAAGCGGCCAAAGGGGTATCAAGTGCTGCAATGTCAAGCGGCATCCCTGTGATTTTTGGAGTACTTACGACAGAAACGATTGAACAGGCGATTGAAAGAGCAGGAACAAAAGCAGGTAATAAAGGTTGGGAAGTAGCAGTGGCAGCGATCGAGATGGCAAATCTCACAAAAACGATCGAGGGCTAG
- a CDS encoding GNAT family N-acetyltransferase, with the protein MIIPYHRDYEKIAMGLLSYTPNEKKVKKLQHTMKQYETEQNWQLYFWKEEEAIIGVIGIEIEENTAYLHHLCVNPSYREEGIGTKMVRELEKYTGHKLSSTKSTSSFLESCQSQKE; encoded by the coding sequence ATGATTATTCCTTATCATCGTGATTATGAAAAAATCGCTATGGGGTTATTGTCTTATACCCCGAATGAAAAAAAAGTCAAAAAACTTCAGCATACAATGAAACAGTACGAGACTGAACAGAATTGGCAACTGTATTTTTGGAAGGAAGAAGAAGCCATCATAGGTGTTATCGGTATCGAAATCGAGGAAAACACAGCGTACCTTCATCATCTGTGCGTAAATCCGTCCTACCGGGAAGAAGGAATAGGGACAAAAATGGTTCGGGAGCTGGAAAAATATACGGGGCATAAGCTTAGTTCAACAAAATCAACCAGTTCCTTCCTGGAATCCTGCCAGAGCCAGAAAGAATAA
- a CDS encoding DUF309 domain-containing protein, which yields MKNYPEAYIEYLVYFQGERDLFECHEVMEEYWKKDRQPQWLALIQLAVAMYHHRQENYPGAKKLLKKVIAMIETDPFRYTKLGIDTPSLLGQLKRREVKIDNKEPYETFNLTLNDQKLEKDCISLCAARGVKWGSTEDLTDKNLIYRHKRRDRTDVIKARKTSLLEKKKERG from the coding sequence ATGAAAAATTATCCTGAAGCCTACATTGAATACCTCGTCTACTTTCAAGGCGAACGTGATTTATTTGAATGTCATGAAGTAATGGAGGAGTACTGGAAAAAGGACCGGCAGCCTCAATGGCTCGCTCTTATACAGCTTGCAGTAGCCATGTATCATCACCGTCAGGAGAACTACCCAGGTGCTAAAAAGCTGTTAAAGAAAGTGATTGCTATGATCGAAACAGATCCTTTCCGCTATACCAAACTTGGCATTGATACTCCTTCCCTTCTTGGTCAGTTAAAACGAAGAGAAGTAAAGATCGACAATAAAGAGCCCTACGAAACCTTTAACCTTACACTAAATGATCAAAAACTTGAGAAAGACTGTATCAGCCTGTGTGCAGCACGCGGTGTTAAGTGGGGAAGCACGGAAGATTTGACTGACAAAAACCTGATCTACAGACATAAAAGAAGAGACAGAACAGATGTTATTAAAGCCCGTAAAACAAGCCTGCTGGAAAAGAAAAAAGAACGTGGTTAA
- a CDS encoding segregation/condensation protein A, whose protein sequence is MQYSVKLNTFEGPLDLLLHLIQKNDLDLYDIPVAKITDQYMNFIHTMQVLQLDIASEYLVMASSLLEMKSKLLLPPKEEDEIYEEEYYMEGDDDPRDDLMKRLIEYKRYKEAAGELKEKEIERSQLFSKPAADLSPLLEEEEKEPANVDVSLYDMLSAFQKLVKRKKDSKPIYSKVHRDEIPIEKRMTEIITRLESMRGKTSFSSLFDTDSRSQKVVTFLAVLELMKSKMIGCTQEGNFNDIVVYQREVLTIDE, encoded by the coding sequence ATGCAATATAGTGTGAAGTTGAATACCTTTGAAGGACCGTTGGATCTGCTTCTTCATCTGATCCAGAAAAACGACCTTGACCTGTACGATATTCCTGTTGCGAAAATTACAGACCAGTATATGAACTTTATACATACAATGCAAGTTCTCCAACTTGATATTGCAAGTGAATATCTGGTAATGGCTTCTTCCCTTCTGGAAATGAAAAGTAAACTGCTTCTGCCTCCTAAAGAGGAGGACGAGATATATGAAGAGGAGTACTATATGGAAGGTGATGACGATCCCAGGGATGATTTAATGAAGAGGCTGATTGAATACAAGCGGTATAAGGAAGCCGCAGGGGAGCTTAAGGAAAAAGAGATTGAGCGGAGTCAGCTTTTTTCGAAGCCTGCTGCAGATTTGAGCCCGCTTCTTGAAGAAGAAGAAAAAGAACCGGCAAATGTAGATGTGTCACTGTATGATATGCTAAGTGCTTTCCAAAAACTTGTAAAAAGGAAGAAAGACTCAAAACCGATCTACTCTAAAGTTCACCGTGATGAAATTCCAATTGAAAAGAGAATGACTGAAATCATTACCCGACTGGAATCAATGCGTGGAAAAACGAGCTTTTCATCTTTGTTCGATACTGATTCCCGCAGCCAGAAGGTAGTTACATTTCTTGCGGTTCTCGAACTGATGAAGTCAAAGATGATTGGCTGTACACAGGAAGGCAATTTTAATGACATTGTTGTATATCAACGAGAGGTGTTAACGATTGACGAATAG
- the scpB gene encoding SMC-Scp complex subunit ScpB: MTNSEIKAIIEGLLFVSGEEGIDLKQLNEVLQTDSDVLKTCLDEMIEEFQAKERGIQVVELGGSYLLTTKAEHASYFKKLVHSPATATLSQAALETLAIIAYKQPISRVEIEDIRGVKSERPIRTIQGKALIKEVGRAEGTGRAILYGTTKEFLDQFGLRSLDELPPMPTEVEEEDPEGEADLFFEKFQEQIER, from the coding sequence TTGACGAATAGTGAAATTAAAGCAATTATTGAAGGTCTTTTGTTTGTTTCGGGGGAAGAGGGAATTGACCTTAAACAGCTCAATGAAGTTCTTCAGACAGACTCAGACGTTTTAAAAACATGTTTAGATGAAATGATAGAGGAGTTTCAGGCTAAGGAGCGGGGGATACAGGTTGTGGAACTTGGAGGAAGTTACCTCCTTACTACAAAAGCTGAACATGCATCATATTTTAAAAAACTGGTCCATTCACCAGCCACGGCTACCCTTTCCCAGGCTGCCCTTGAAACCCTTGCAATCATCGCATACAAACAACCGATATCACGTGTTGAAATTGAAGATATTAGAGGAGTGAAATCCGAACGTCCAATCCGTACCATTCAGGGCAAAGCGTTAATAAAAGAAGTGGGTAGGGCTGAAGGGACAGGCAGGGCTATTCTTTACGGCACAACAAAAGAGTTCCTTGATCAGTTTGGACTCCGCTCCCTCGATGAACTTCCACCAATGCCTACGGAAGTAGAAGAAGAGGATCCTGAGGGCGAGGCGGACCTTTTCTTTGAAAAATTTCAGGAGCAAATTGAACGGTAA
- a CDS encoding DUF3907 family protein, with amino-acid sequence MADNQVRNQLSFTEERLSWALFEIRQFLNSVTLESLCSDGVEKASVEPLLDDIRHLFVYFDEGSDASRTILKSGIFREAAAKKTMYWIFHKCVEAFFQPRLDGWYEDSRAAYSGKSSIRFRSVPPEQVRILLIKIEGPIQEIREELEYYESGYSAR; translated from the coding sequence ATGGCTGATAATCAGGTGAGAAACCAGCTATCGTTCACTGAAGAAAGACTGTCTTGGGCTTTGTTTGAAATCCGGCAGTTTCTAAACAGTGTGACACTTGAATCTCTGTGTTCAGACGGAGTGGAAAAAGCCTCTGTTGAACCACTGTTGGATGATATCAGACACCTTTTTGTATATTTTGATGAAGGATCGGATGCGAGCAGAACCATTCTTAAGTCCGGTATTTTCAGAGAAGCTGCTGCAAAAAAGACAATGTACTGGATTTTCCATAAATGTGTAGAAGCATTTTTTCAGCCCCGTCTTGACGGGTGGTACGAAGACAGCCGCGCTGCCTACAGCGGTAAAAGTTCGATCAGGTTCAGAAGTGTCCCCCCGGAGCAGGTGCGAATACTCCTGATCAAAATTGAAGGCCCGATTCAGGAAATAAGAGAAGAACTTGAATATTACGAATCAGGCTATTCAGCGAGGTAG
- a CDS encoding DUF421 domain-containing protein yields MILNTTFPSLTIELLIGFFALLILTKVLGKTQITQLTPFDFISALVLGELVGNAIYDKEIGLKYVLYAIGLWGTFIYFIEYITQKWKGTRSILEGKPSIVIREGVIDRNQLKKNKLDLDQLQHLLRDKDVFSFKEVEYAILEPNGTVNVLKKTPFQSVLMKDLNPGTKGKVSLPISIISDGEWVEKNIHQTRLNVNLLSDIFSREGLNLGDIMYAEFSEGEPLYVQISHYPFVKNIDV; encoded by the coding sequence ATGATCTTGAATACCACTTTTCCTTCACTGACCATTGAGCTGCTGATTGGTTTTTTTGCCCTTCTTATATTGACGAAAGTACTGGGGAAAACGCAAATTACCCAGCTTACCCCCTTTGATTTCATTTCAGCTCTGGTTCTTGGTGAACTTGTAGGAAACGCCATCTACGATAAAGAAATCGGCCTGAAATACGTCCTATATGCCATCGGATTGTGGGGAACATTTATTTATTTCATTGAATACATTACTCAAAAATGGAAGGGGACCCGTTCCATACTTGAAGGCAAGCCCTCGATTGTTATACGTGAAGGAGTCATAGACAGAAACCAGCTTAAAAAGAACAAGCTTGACCTCGATCAGCTGCAGCACCTTCTCAGGGATAAAGATGTATTTTCATTTAAAGAAGTAGAATACGCCATTTTAGAACCGAACGGAACAGTAAATGTATTAAAGAAAACACCTTTTCAGTCTGTATTAATGAAAGATTTAAACCCTGGTACCAAAGGAAAGGTCTCACTCCCGATTTCAATCATAAGTGACGGCGAATGGGTAGAGAAAAATATTCATCAGACCCGGCTGAATGTAAACTTACTGTCTGATATTTTCTCCAGGGAGGGTCTTAATTTAGGGGATATTATGTACGCCGAGTTTAGCGAAGGCGAACCTTTGTATGTCCAGATTTCCCACTATCCCTTTGTTAAAAATATTGACGTGTAG
- a CDS encoding YhcN/YlaJ family sporulation lipoprotein yields the protein MSKKKVILLSLVLILLTFTSGCGGQDQSKGQEKEAEVMYIEAKSKVNQEKADSAKRELVKMKEVKEVRGAAVDDDIYLALTVEGFDRLFLDRIRKDAHQKIKKKYPDDNIHITTDRKLSSDLEKLEKKLSKDGVKKGDLKQNLKKIEDDMKG from the coding sequence GTGAGTAAAAAGAAAGTTATTCTGCTGAGTCTGGTTCTTATCTTGCTGACATTCACCTCGGGCTGTGGGGGGCAGGATCAGTCAAAAGGACAGGAAAAAGAAGCTGAGGTTATGTACATTGAAGCTAAAAGTAAAGTGAATCAGGAAAAAGCGGATTCGGCTAAGCGGGAGCTTGTGAAAATGAAAGAAGTAAAGGAAGTACGTGGCGCAGCGGTAGACGATGACATTTATCTTGCCCTCACAGTTGAGGGATTCGACCGGTTGTTTTTAGACAGGATACGAAAGGATGCCCATCAAAAAATCAAAAAGAAGTATCCGGATGACAACATCCATATAACCACAGACAGAAAACTTTCTTCAGATTTAGAGAAGCTTGAGAAAAAGCTATCCAAAGATGGAGTGAAAAAGGGTGATTTAAAACAAAACCTGAAAAAAATTGAGGACGACATGAAAGGATAG
- the spoVAC gene encoding stage V sporulation protein AC has translation MGKKTKIQKLTPEQKKYQQTAQKHEIKRPVIKNIIKAFFVGGFICCIGQAIQLFYMYQFDFNEKTAGNPTVATLIFIAVLLTGFGVYDRFAQFSGAGTAVPVTGFANSIASAAIEHKTEGYVLGVGGNMFKLAGSVIVFGTFAAFVIALILTLTGIEGG, from the coding sequence ATGGGTAAGAAAACAAAAATTCAAAAATTGACACCCGAGCAAAAAAAGTATCAGCAGACGGCACAGAAGCATGAAATAAAACGCCCGGTAATTAAAAACATTATTAAAGCTTTTTTTGTAGGGGGATTTATTTGCTGCATCGGGCAGGCGATTCAGCTTTTTTATATGTATCAATTCGATTTTAATGAGAAAACCGCAGGCAACCCCACCGTAGCTACACTCATATTTATTGCTGTCCTGTTAACCGGCTTTGGTGTTTATGACCGTTTTGCACAATTTTCAGGTGCCGGTACAGCTGTTCCTGTTACCGGCTTTGCCAACAGTATTGCCTCCGCTGCCATTGAGCATAAAACAGAAGGCTACGTTCTGGGTGTAGGCGGTAATATGTTTAAACTTGCAGGTTCGGTGATCGTTTTTGGAACCTTTGCTGCTTTTGTTATAGCTTTAATTCTTACTTTAACAGGAATAGAGGGAGGTTAA
- the spoVAD gene encoding stage V sporulation protein AD, with protein sequence MLAGQRTWTFANRPVIASTGVVVGPFEGNGRLSDDYDTIHEDLWCGQDSYEKAQKKLFEDAALKALSKINKKPDDVQFIFAGDLSNQITTTSFACRTLCIPYIGLFGACSTSMEGLALAAFVMNNEGADLVVTGSSSHNAVVEKTFRYPTEYGAQKPPTSQWTVTGAGMACLTKSGDGPVVTAATIGKVIDMGMSDPYNMGAAMAPAAVDTINAHLSDLGITADYYDLIVTGDLGKIGRSIALDLFEQQGTPVSNELFQDCGLLIYKEDQPVFAGASGAGCSAAVTYGHLLNRMKRGELKRILVVATGALLSPLTFQQHESIPCVAHAVAIEAGEVKSQ encoded by the coding sequence ATGCTGGCGGGTCAACGAACATGGACGTTTGCAAATCGTCCGGTCATCGCATCAACAGGAGTCGTAGTAGGTCCATTTGAAGGAAACGGCAGGCTTTCTGATGACTATGATACCATTCATGAAGATCTATGGTGCGGTCAGGACTCCTATGAAAAAGCACAAAAGAAACTCTTTGAAGATGCTGCATTAAAAGCTCTGAGTAAAATTAACAAAAAGCCTGATGATGTTCAGTTTATTTTTGCCGGAGATTTATCAAACCAGATCACGACAACTTCATTTGCATGCAGGACATTATGTATCCCATACATAGGCTTATTCGGAGCATGCTCTACTTCGATGGAAGGGCTGGCTCTGGCAGCCTTTGTAATGAATAATGAGGGGGCAGACCTGGTCGTTACAGGTTCATCGAGTCACAATGCAGTCGTTGAGAAGACGTTCCGCTACCCAACTGAGTACGGAGCGCAAAAACCGCCTACTTCACAATGGACAGTCACAGGAGCAGGTATGGCATGCCTGACGAAATCAGGTGATGGTCCTGTTGTTACTGCTGCAACAATCGGCAAAGTTATCGATATGGGTATGAGTGATCCTTATAATATGGGAGCGGCAATGGCACCAGCTGCAGTGGATACAATTAATGCACACCTCAGTGACCTTGGTATTACAGCAGACTATTATGATCTGATCGTAACTGGTGATCTCGGGAAAATCGGCCGTTCGATTGCTCTTGATTTGTTCGAGCAGCAGGGCACACCTGTTTCTAATGAACTTTTTCAAGACTGCGGATTGCTTATTTATAAAGAGGATCAGCCTGTTTTCGCAGGTGCAAGCGGTGCGGGTTGTTCAGCAGCGGTAACTTACGGTCACCTCCTCAACCGGATGAAACGCGGAGAATTAAAGCGCATTCTCGTCGTAGCCACCGGGGCTTTGTTATCTCCACTAACGTTTCAGCAGCATGAATCCATTCCATGTGTCGCTCACGCCGTGGCTATTGAAGCAGGGGAGGTGAAAAGCCAGTGA
- the spoVAE gene encoding stage V sporulation protein AE, giving the protein MTFVWAFIVGGLICVIGQILMDVAKLTPAHTMSSLVVGGAIMDGLGLYEPLIDFAGAGATVPITSFGNALVHGAVAEANQHGIIGIVTGIFEVTSAGISSAIIFGFLAALIFRPKG; this is encoded by the coding sequence ATGACATTTGTCTGGGCGTTTATTGTAGGCGGACTTATTTGCGTCATCGGCCAGATTCTGATGGATGTCGCCAAACTGACCCCGGCTCATACTATGAGTTCACTTGTAGTGGGAGGGGCAATCATGGACGGTCTTGGTTTGTATGAGCCTCTCATTGACTTTGCAGGTGCAGGAGCAACGGTACCGATTACAAGCTTTGGTAATGCTCTTGTGCACGGGGCGGTTGCAGAAGCGAATCAGCACGGCATTATCGGAATTGTGACTGGTATTTTCGAAGTTACGAGTGCGGGGATATCATCAGCAATAATATTCGGTTTTCTGGCTGCACTTATTTTTCGTCCGAAAGGTTAA
- a CDS encoding DUF1657 domain-containing protein, producing MPQVNQVKACLASLKSLEAGLNELQIQTTDEDAHDVFREGALKVRTIAREVEDQIHVLELNKSKNLSN from the coding sequence ATGCCGCAAGTAAATCAGGTTAAAGCATGCCTGGCTTCATTAAAGTCGCTGGAGGCCGGGTTAAATGAATTGCAGATTCAAACCACAGATGAAGATGCTCACGATGTTTTCAGAGAAGGCGCTCTGAAGGTAAGAACGATTGCCAGAGAAGTGGAAGATCAAATACACGTACTTGAGTTAAATAAATCGAAAAACCTATCCAATTAA